Proteins encoded in a region of the Flammeovirga yaeyamensis genome:
- a CDS encoding AraC family transcriptional regulator, producing the protein MKKYLLFEDINYLEIDKESWDHPVHNHDHYEWIIVLKGNGIHQINEVNYDYSPGDIFFLRPNDAHFFTFHYPSQLVYFQFSIDLSVFENELGLKKKMLSILQIHREENAGNLKSVFNNDSLMLHQIQWASEVIKTGDISKDFLRYQLFTFLSFIKKNNSEGSSLHEEMDDIIIYIRSNIKEVKRLSVVHLADQFNKSSTYFGEYFKKNMGISIKKYIDRLRSNYLEKELIFSSKSLSELAYEYQFTDLSHFNKFVNQHLHKTPLQIRKDRDHV; encoded by the coding sequence ATGAAGAAGTATCTATTATTTGAAGACATCAATTATCTAGAAATTGATAAAGAATCTTGGGATCACCCCGTCCATAATCATGACCATTATGAGTGGATAATTGTACTCAAAGGTAATGGCATTCATCAAATTAATGAGGTAAATTATGATTATAGTCCTGGAGATATTTTCTTTCTTCGACCCAATGATGCTCACTTCTTCACTTTCCACTATCCTTCACAACTCGTTTACTTTCAATTTAGTATTGATTTATCTGTCTTTGAGAATGAACTTGGATTGAAGAAAAAAATGCTATCAATCTTACAAATACATAGAGAGGAAAACGCAGGTAATCTAAAATCTGTTTTTAATAACGATTCTTTGATGTTGCATCAAATACAATGGGCATCGGAGGTGATAAAAACAGGTGATATCTCGAAAGACTTTCTGAGGTATCAATTATTCACCTTCTTGTCTTTCATCAAAAAGAATAATTCTGAAGGAAGTAGTTTACATGAAGAAATGGATGATATTATCATTTATATTAGAAGTAACATCAAGGAGGTAAAGAGACTTAGTGTAGTACATTTGGCAGATCAGTTTAATAAATCGTCTACCTATTTTGGAGAATACTTTAAGAAAAATATGGGAATCAGTATTAAAAAATACATAGATCGACTTAGAAGTAATTATCTAGAAAAAGAACTCATCTTTAGTTCAAAATCTCTTTCTGAATTAGCCTATGAGTATCAATTTACCGATTTGAGTCATTTTAATAAGTTTGTAAATCAGCATTTACACAAAACACCTTTACAGATTCGAAAGGATAGAGATCATGTGTAA
- a CDS encoding alkene reductase, with product MKNSIYQKLFSDYSFNNNNLKNRMVLAPMTRSRANEDGVPTDMMSLYYQQRASAGLEITEATQISLQGQGYANTPGIYNQDQVNAWKKVTNSVHEKGGEIFVQLWHVGRVGSEKVNGLQPLAPSALKANKTSVYVFEGDNRDATFVDVDHPKEMSQDEIDATILDFRKAARNAIEAGFDGVEIHGANGYLIDQFLRSNANKRSDKYGGSKENRARFLLEVTQAVVNEIGADKVGVRLSPFIMFKDMDDPEILDTIMYAVPYLDRMGITYLHLCEADWDDAPQVSDQFRIDLRKEFHQTIIVTGNMTPEKAENLLEKDWIDLVGFGRKFISNPDYPQRVLHNAPLQEITDTHTLFGGRDERGYTDYPSLY from the coding sequence ATGAAAAATTCAATCTATCAAAAATTATTTTCGGATTATAGTTTCAATAATAATAACCTAAAAAATAGAATGGTCTTGGCACCTATGACTCGCTCAAGAGCAAATGAGGACGGAGTTCCTACTGATATGATGTCTTTATATTATCAACAAAGAGCAAGTGCCGGATTAGAAATTACAGAAGCAACTCAAATTTCGCTGCAAGGCCAAGGTTATGCTAATACACCTGGGATATATAATCAAGACCAGGTAAATGCTTGGAAGAAAGTGACCAATTCAGTTCACGAAAAAGGAGGAGAGATATTCGTTCAATTATGGCATGTTGGTAGAGTGGGTTCTGAAAAAGTAAATGGTTTACAACCACTAGCACCTTCAGCTTTAAAAGCTAATAAAACAAGTGTTTATGTTTTTGAAGGGGATAATAGAGATGCCACTTTTGTTGATGTTGATCATCCAAAAGAAATGTCGCAAGATGAGATTGATGCTACAATTTTAGATTTTAGAAAGGCCGCAAGAAATGCGATAGAAGCAGGTTTTGATGGGGTAGAGATTCATGGAGCAAATGGATATTTAATCGATCAATTCTTAAGAAGTAATGCGAATAAAAGATCAGATAAATATGGTGGATCTAAGGAAAATAGAGCTCGCTTCTTATTAGAGGTAACTCAAGCGGTTGTCAACGAAATTGGAGCAGATAAAGTAGGGGTTAGGCTATCACCTTTTATCATGTTTAAAGATATGGACGATCCTGAAATATTAGATACGATTATGTATGCAGTTCCTTACTTGGATCGAATGGGAATTACTTATTTGCATTTATGTGAGGCTGACTGGGATGATGCGCCTCAAGTTTCCGATCAGTTTAGAATAGATTTAAGAAAAGAGTTTCATCAAACTATTATTGTAACGGGGAATATGACTCCAGAAAAAGCAGAAAATTTATTAGAAAAAGATTGGATTGATTTAGTAGGCTTTGGTCGAAAATTCATCTCAAATCCAGATTACCCTCAAAGAGTTTTACATAATGCACCTCTCCAAGAAATAACAGATACACATACTTTATTTGGAGGAAGGGATGAAAGAGGATACACAGATTATCCAAGCTTGTATTAA
- the rpoN gene encoding RNA polymerase factor sigma-54, with protein sequence MLKQAQKLKQTQTLSPQQIQFIKLLQVPTIELDKRIQEELMENPVLEEGKEAEKEDNEFGNDEATQDDLDSTDDFDIDDVPDIDPIDEVNIDDYVSNDDIAGYKMYGDGDVAEDKELPIPMMDTLSDSLLSQLSFLNLDDVEQQIGEQLIGSIEADGYIRRPLEAIVNDLAFLQNVETDLNQVEKVLAMIQHFDPPGIGARSLQECLEIQLKRKDTEDTIVKIAIKMVVLCFEEFKKKHYTKIQKRLAINDEQMKDAIDMITHLNPKPGGTNMMVASAQFLTPDFIVKEVNGRINISLNGKNAPDLRVSRQYGDMLQAFDKTPKKTKKMREEVRFVKQKLDAAKWFIDAIKQRQDTLLRTMNAIIDYQMPFFLSGDEGKLKPMILKDIAEIIQMDISTVSRVASSKVVETDFGIYPLKYFFSESISTESGEDVSSKQVKSVLKEMIDKEDKRKPLSDDKLEKLLRVKGYNIARRTVAKYREQMNIPVARMRKEL encoded by the coding sequence ATGTTAAAACAGGCACAGAAGCTCAAGCAGACACAAACATTATCACCTCAACAAATCCAATTCATTAAACTGTTGCAGGTACCCACAATAGAGCTTGATAAGAGAATTCAAGAAGAGCTTATGGAAAACCCTGTTCTAGAAGAAGGGAAAGAGGCGGAGAAGGAAGATAATGAATTTGGAAATGATGAAGCTACACAAGACGATTTAGACTCTACCGATGACTTTGACATTGATGATGTTCCTGACATTGACCCAATAGATGAAGTAAATATCGATGACTACGTGAGTAACGACGATATTGCTGGTTACAAAATGTATGGCGATGGTGATGTTGCTGAAGACAAAGAACTCCCAATCCCAATGATGGATACCTTGAGTGACTCTCTGTTATCGCAGCTAAGCTTTCTTAATCTGGATGATGTAGAGCAACAAATTGGTGAGCAACTGATTGGCAGTATAGAAGCTGACGGGTATATTCGTCGCCCTCTAGAAGCAATTGTAAATGATTTGGCCTTTCTACAAAATGTAGAAACTGATCTAAATCAGGTAGAAAAAGTGTTGGCCATGATTCAGCATTTTGACCCTCCTGGAATTGGTGCTAGATCTTTACAAGAGTGTCTTGAAATTCAATTAAAAAGAAAAGATACTGAAGATACTATCGTGAAAATTGCCATTAAAATGGTGGTTTTATGTTTCGAAGAATTTAAGAAAAAACATTATACAAAGATTCAAAAACGTTTGGCTATAAACGATGAGCAAATGAAAGATGCCATCGATATGATCACTCACTTGAATCCAAAGCCAGGAGGAACCAACATGATGGTGGCTTCTGCACAATTCCTTACGCCTGACTTTATTGTGAAGGAGGTAAATGGAAGGATTAATATTTCGTTAAATGGTAAAAATGCGCCTGACTTACGTGTAAGTAGACAATACGGAGACATGTTGCAAGCATTTGATAAAACGCCTAAGAAAACGAAAAAAATGAGAGAAGAGGTGCGTTTTGTAAAGCAAAAATTAGATGCAGCGAAATGGTTTATTGATGCCATTAAACAAAGACAAGACACATTACTTCGTACGATGAATGCTATTATTGATTATCAAATGCCATTTTTCTTAAGTGGAGATGAAGGTAAATTAAAACCGATGATCTTAAAGGATATTGCTGAGATTATTCAAATGGATATTTCAACCGTATCACGTGTGGCAAGTAGTAAGGTAGTAGAAACTGATTTTGGTATCTACCCTCTCAAATATTTCTTCTCAGAAAGTATTTCTACAGAAAGTGGTGAAGATGTGAGTAGCAAACAGGTGAAATCTGTTTTAAAAGAAATGATTGATAAAGAAGATAAGCGTAAACCTTTATCAGACGATAAACTAGAAAAATTACTAAGAGTAAAAGGATACAATATAGCTAGAAGAACTGTAGCCAAATACAGAGAACAAATGAATATTCCTGTGGCTCGAATGAGAAAAGAACTTTAA
- a CDS encoding rhodanese-like domain-containing protein yields the protein MVSCESATTSNEPQVSVSEFAEIKNTHPNAIIIDVRTPGEYEQGTMENAQNINVKSNSFKEEVKDLDKEATVMVFCKGGVRSAKAKSILKEMGFENVVDLEGGFDAWKSGGGKVVHQE from the coding sequence ATGGTCTCTTGTGAAAGTGCAACTACTTCCAACGAACCACAGGTATCTGTATCAGAATTTGCAGAAATTAAGAATACTCACCCGAATGCTATCATTATTGATGTAAGAACACCTGGAGAGTACGAGCAAGGCACTATGGAAAATGCTCAAAACATAAATGTGAAATCAAATAGTTTTAAAGAAGAAGTAAAAGATCTTGATAAAGAAGCTACCGTGATGGTTTTCTGTAAAGGCGGTGTTAGATCTGCAAAAGCGAAAAGCATTTTAAAAGAAATGGGTTTTGAAAACGTCGTGGACCTAGAAGGTGGTTTTGATGCTTGGAAAAGTGGAGGCGGAAAAGTAGTACATCAAGAATAG
- the yaaA gene encoding peroxide stress protein YaaA yields the protein MKIVISPAKSLDYETPVQTQQESKPKYLGQSEVLVNSLKTLSAEQIGDLMSISPKLADLNKERFDKWRRRFKPESARQALFAFKGDVYVGLDAYTLNEDQIDFLQNNLRILSGLYGMLKPLDLMQPYRLEMGTKFGVEDHKNLYSYWKETLAPALNKEMKKGEVLINLASNEYFKAVDKKQLKAEIITPNFKDRKGDQYKMISFFAKKARGLMVRYIADHNITDPELLKGFDYDGYIYNEDLSKGNDWVFTRG from the coding sequence ATGAAAATTGTAATATCACCAGCTAAGAGTTTAGATTACGAAACACCTGTACAAACACAACAGGAGTCGAAACCAAAATATTTAGGACAATCTGAAGTATTAGTAAATTCTTTAAAAACATTGTCTGCTGAGCAGATAGGTGATTTAATGTCGATTAGTCCCAAATTAGCAGATCTAAATAAAGAGCGATTTGATAAATGGAGAAGAAGGTTTAAACCTGAATCAGCACGTCAAGCACTTTTTGCATTTAAAGGAGATGTGTATGTAGGGTTAGATGCTTATACTCTTAATGAAGATCAGATTGATTTTCTTCAAAATAATTTGAGAATATTATCGGGTCTTTACGGAATGTTGAAGCCATTGGATTTAATGCAGCCGTATCGATTAGAGATGGGGACGAAGTTCGGTGTGGAAGATCATAAGAACTTGTATTCTTATTGGAAAGAAACGTTGGCACCTGCATTAAACAAAGAAATGAAAAAGGGAGAGGTATTAATTAATCTTGCTTCTAACGAGTACTTTAAAGCAGTAGATAAAAAGCAGTTAAAAGCTGAAATTATCACTCCAAATTTTAAAGATAGAAAAGGAGATCAATATAAAATGATCAGCTTCTTTGCGAAGAAAGCAAGAGGTTTGATGGTGCGTTATATTGCAGATCATAACATTACTGACCCAGAATTACTGAAAGGCTTCGATTATGATGGATATATCTATAACGAAGATCTGTCTAAAGGAAACGATTGGGTGTTTACTAGAGGGTAA
- a CDS encoding FAD-dependent oxidoreductase, with product MHRRHFLQLSSSALLYYLSGCSSSDDQLPFDITLRSDMERGHTLFQKKPYPQKDHLINTDTIIIGGGIAGLSAAFAMGEEDYHIFELSDRWGGTSSAEKYHQNYFAQGAHYDLSYPEKFGNEVIQTLEQLNIIHKEGEVYHFKDKEYVIPQKDLMLCKYGNQYYNYVLFNEEEATQFYQFLHQFDDKITLPSRLNEASIQDLNHITFKDWLIQQGMEFSDVFWDGINYHMLDDYGTTIDEVSALAGISYYCNRPHEDEWADVFSPPQGNAYFVDKFEQAIPKQKKHLNHICRSISFDERNNQFKIELIDFEKNEVQNVIANKVIYAAPKHTLKFTFSEVLNKTDYLMQTSGWVVVNLVFKEGVEFLGGLWQNENLETFDGEYLGFVDNITQNKEGNRMLTAYYCFAHQQKEKLVDIQKTPNLLVRYTLEKIASFLDLKTTDITPKIEQSFVHLMGHAMPKVGVGYLGTDLNIDRKYKNFVFAGVDNGRLPFLVEAIDSGIVAVQELKS from the coding sequence ATGCATAGACGTCATTTTTTACAATTATCTTCCTCAGCATTATTGTATTATTTAAGTGGATGTTCGTCTTCTGATGATCAGCTCCCTTTTGATATCACACTTCGTTCTGATATGGAAAGAGGTCATACATTGTTTCAAAAGAAGCCCTATCCACAAAAAGATCATTTGATAAATACAGATACAATAATTATTGGAGGTGGAATTGCCGGGTTGTCTGCTGCATTTGCAATGGGAGAGGAAGATTACCATATTTTTGAGCTATCCGACCGTTGGGGGGGAACGAGTAGTGCGGAAAAATATCACCAAAATTACTTTGCACAAGGAGCGCACTACGATTTGAGTTATCCTGAGAAGTTTGGTAATGAAGTCATACAGACCTTGGAGCAACTTAATATCATTCATAAAGAAGGAGAAGTCTATCATTTTAAAGATAAGGAATATGTTATTCCTCAAAAGGATTTGATGCTGTGTAAATATGGTAATCAATACTACAATTACGTCCTCTTTAATGAAGAAGAAGCCACACAGTTTTATCAGTTTCTGCATCAATTCGATGATAAGATCACATTGCCTTCACGACTTAACGAAGCCTCTATTCAGGACTTAAATCACATCACGTTTAAAGATTGGCTTATTCAACAAGGAATGGAATTTTCTGATGTATTTTGGGATGGAATCAATTACCATATGTTGGACGATTATGGAACGACTATAGACGAAGTGAGTGCCTTGGCAGGGATAAGTTATTATTGCAATCGACCGCATGAAGACGAATGGGCAGATGTTTTTTCACCTCCTCAAGGGAATGCTTATTTTGTTGATAAATTTGAGCAAGCTATTCCAAAGCAAAAAAAGCATCTCAACCATATTTGTCGTTCCATATCATTTGATGAAAGGAATAATCAATTTAAAATAGAATTAATTGATTTTGAGAAGAATGAGGTTCAAAATGTGATAGCGAATAAAGTTATTTATGCAGCCCCAAAACATACCCTAAAGTTTACTTTTAGTGAGGTCTTAAATAAAACAGACTATCTGATGCAAACTTCGGGTTGGGTAGTTGTTAATTTGGTTTTTAAAGAAGGAGTAGAATTCTTGGGTGGACTATGGCAAAACGAAAATCTTGAGACTTTTGATGGGGAGTATTTAGGGTTTGTGGACAACATCACACAAAATAAGGAGGGAAACAGAATGCTAACTGCCTATTACTGTTTTGCACATCAACAGAAAGAAAAATTGGTAGATATACAGAAAACTCCTAACTTATTGGTTCGTTATACTTTGGAAAAAATAGCCTCTTTTTTAGACTTAAAAACAACTGATATTACTCCCAAAATTGAGCAATCTTTTGTACATCTCATGGGACATGCAATGCCTAAAGTAGGCGTAGGGTATTTGGGAACTGATCTTAATATCGATCGTAAATACAAAAACTTTGTGTTTGCAGGAGTTGATAATGGTCGTTTACCTTTTTTAGTTGAAGCTATTGATTCCGGTATAGTTGCCGTACAAGAACTTAAATCATAA
- a CDS encoding DUF350 domain-containing protein yields the protein MENITEFNLDVWIARGAYIILFSVMLVIARLLKGLFIKDNVNKQLTDKDNLAYSISISGYFLGVAIIFFGANIGSSQGLMNDLVSVGLYAFGGIIAMFISRLINDFMIFNRVDNMKEIIDNKNISVGIVQFGTYVATGLMIGSSVSGDTGGWQETILFFIFGQAFLVSYLKGYIKFSRFHIQDDIKNNNVAVALSVTGKIIAIGLIVMLTLSHDFIGWKETFVTMFIDCALLTILLFVSTYLFDKVIIPKSALYHELVNDKNAGVGLMDGLFAILFAVLMFFCF from the coding sequence ATGGAAAACATTACAGAATTTAATTTAGACGTTTGGATCGCCAGAGGGGCGTACATTATTCTTTTTAGTGTTATGCTCGTCATTGCACGACTATTAAAAGGACTCTTCATTAAAGACAATGTAAATAAACAACTAACAGATAAAGATAATCTAGCCTATAGCATCAGTATATCTGGATATTTTTTAGGGGTGGCCATTATCTTTTTTGGAGCAAACATTGGTTCATCACAAGGGTTAATGAACGATTTGGTATCAGTAGGTTTATATGCCTTCGGAGGTATCATAGCGATGTTCATTTCTCGTTTAATTAACGATTTTATGATTTTCAATCGTGTGGACAACATGAAGGAAATTATTGATAATAAAAATATCTCAGTAGGTATTGTTCAATTTGGTACTTATGTCGCAACAGGCTTAATGATTGGCAGTTCTGTTTCTGGAGATACAGGTGGATGGCAAGAAACTATTTTGTTCTTCATTTTTGGACAAGCATTCTTAGTTTCTTACCTGAAAGGGTATATCAAATTCTCTCGTTTTCATATTCAAGACGATATTAAGAACAATAATGTAGCGGTTGCCTTAAGCGTAACAGGTAAAATTATAGCAATAGGTTTGATAGTGATGTTGACATTATCACATGATTTTATTGGATGGAAGGAAACATTCGTTACCATGTTTATTGATTGTGCTTTGCTTACAATTTTGCTATTCGTATCTACTTACTTATTTGATAAAGTCATCATTCCTAAATCGGCTTTATACCACGAACTAGTAAATGATAAAAACGCTGGTGTTGGTCTTATGGATGGTCTGTTTGCTATTCTATTTGCGGTATTGATGTTCTTCTGTTTCTAA
- a CDS encoding outer membrane beta-barrel family protein: MLRRIIIQLFFLFIPLFSISQNLEEAKKQDQEDDNRYFIGKDIKIVDGNAIDALRLIPSVDVDADGIVSYRGNTGVQVFINNRPASQSGDYGPLLEQIFIQDIKYIEIIANPSARYDADGTAGIINLEIDRKNMNSTTTNVMLGVGNNDKYDAGLGFSKNTGKLSINAGYNYKQENRYQTMDAELLNFDDDYEKATYQDYYGDNFFEKHNFQVGGQYDFNDQHSLSLSSNFAATNFYRGGTLATEEFEGDDHTIFSQYNNHFGEKQVMDNRIDYVYKTNNDGELATSLAWATGQVEHQKNIGEHEINDTDVTFNDAAFQLDYQQKLKNGMTWEAGVKQTYRNKTQGLMVYDYSENKDGFLPNEDRSNVFTYNEYVSAAYLMLSGKKNKFSYQLGVRGEYTYINTYLETDATKNVNDYFNLYPSINLKQGLSEHDHLYFSYTRKVERPSMRMINPFEDTSNPNYIHKGNPNLDATFLDIVELGYGIDQENYQLKFSTFYKYYTDPARWYTFDGEGDYMVNTVINMDHAIDAGVEVVGDVKLLDWWNVNGNFTVFYSEVDGTSIDPGNYQQNVNWRTSLTSSMELWKGSQLQMQFTYISPSFNPQGTVDGRYFMKASLSQSVNKGQGSLILTVDDILDSQHYTMYRDQPTFSEHKVFEWESKVVRLMFRYRIGGGNQKGPQKAPNAGMDANLFN, from the coding sequence ATGCTACGAAGAATAATTATACAACTGTTCTTTTTATTTATCCCTTTGTTTTCAATTTCTCAAAATTTAGAAGAAGCTAAAAAACAAGATCAAGAAGACGATAACCGATATTTTATCGGTAAGGATATTAAAATAGTTGACGGTAATGCAATAGACGCACTAAGGCTAATTCCTTCTGTGGATGTAGATGCAGATGGAATTGTAAGTTATAGAGGGAATACAGGCGTGCAGGTATTTATCAATAACCGACCAGCAAGTCAGTCGGGAGATTATGGACCTTTATTGGAACAGATCTTTATTCAGGATATCAAATACATTGAGATCATTGCCAACCCTTCTGCCCGATACGATGCAGATGGAACGGCGGGTATTATCAATTTAGAGATTGATCGTAAAAACATGAATTCTACCACCACTAATGTGATGTTAGGTGTTGGTAACAACGATAAGTATGATGCAGGTTTAGGCTTCAGTAAAAACACGGGTAAACTATCTATTAATGCAGGTTACAATTACAAGCAAGAGAATAGATATCAAACCATGGATGCCGAACTTCTAAACTTTGATGATGATTACGAAAAGGCCACTTACCAAGATTATTATGGAGATAACTTCTTCGAAAAGCATAACTTTCAGGTAGGAGGTCAATACGATTTTAATGATCAGCATTCTCTAAGTCTTTCTTCCAACTTCGCAGCAACAAATTTCTATAGAGGAGGAACATTAGCCACAGAAGAATTTGAAGGTGATGATCACACTATTTTTAGTCAATACAACAATCACTTTGGAGAAAAGCAAGTGATGGACAACCGTATAGATTATGTATACAAAACAAATAATGACGGGGAATTGGCGACAAGCTTAGCTTGGGCAACAGGTCAGGTCGAACATCAAAAAAATATTGGAGAACACGAAATTAACGATACTGATGTCACTTTTAATGATGCTGCTTTCCAATTGGATTATCAGCAAAAATTAAAGAATGGCATGACCTGGGAAGCGGGTGTAAAGCAAACCTACAGAAATAAGACACAAGGGTTGATGGTGTATGATTACAGTGAAAACAAAGATGGTTTTCTTCCTAACGAAGACCGTAGCAATGTTTTTACATACAACGAATATGTTTCCGCTGCTTATTTGATGTTGTCGGGTAAGAAAAATAAGTTCTCTTATCAATTAGGTGTAAGAGGAGAGTATACGTATATCAATACTTACTTAGAAACCGATGCAACAAAAAATGTAAACGACTACTTTAACCTTTATCCGAGTATCAATTTGAAACAAGGATTATCGGAACACGATCATTTGTACTTTTCTTACACTCGAAAAGTGGAACGACCAAGTATGCGAATGATAAACCCGTTTGAGGACACATCAAATCCTAATTATATCCACAAAGGAAACCCGAATCTAGATGCAACTTTCTTAGATATTGTTGAGCTAGGTTATGGTATTGATCAGGAAAATTATCAATTGAAATTTTCAACCTTTTACAAGTATTACACCGATCCTGCACGTTGGTATACTTTCGATGGTGAAGGAGACTATATGGTCAATACTGTCATCAATATGGATCATGCAATTGATGCTGGTGTAGAGGTAGTAGGAGATGTGAAGCTATTAGATTGGTGGAATGTGAATGGTAATTTTACTGTATTCTATTCTGAAGTAGATGGAACATCAATTGATCCTGGAAATTACCAACAAAATGTCAATTGGAGAACCTCTTTAACATCGAGTATGGAGCTTTGGAAAGGGAGTCAGTTGCAAATGCAGTTTACTTATATTTCTCCATCATTTAACCCACAAGGGACAGTAGATGGACGTTATTTTATGAAAGCCTCTTTATCTCAAAGCGTAAATAAAGGGCAAGGAAGTTTGATCTTAACAGTAGATGATATCCTGGACTCTCAACACTACACGATGTATAGAGATCAGCCGACGTTCTCAGAACACAAAGTATTTGAGTGGGAATCGAAAGTAGTCCGTTTGATGTTTAGATATAGAATTGGAGGAGGAAACCAAAAGGGACCTCAAAAGGCCCCTAATGCTGGTATGGATGCTAATTTATTCAATTAA
- a CDS encoding glycoside hydrolase family 28 protein: MKYYQLAILTLLLFSFSVKAKDYSIFDFGAKGDGITLDTKAVQKAIDTCSAEGGGKVIIPSGKIVLIGTIYLKDNITLYLENGAILRGSPDINQYALDTHKNMYKDEPHMDRCLIFAKNAHNFSIEGNGTIDGNGHPKNFNNKTGRPMLIRFLECSNIKMRDVNLIHPAAWTSAWINCDEIVVEGIRIGSRVNHNGDGLDFDGCKNVMVSNCSFDTSDDSICLQASDPKRGCYDIVINNCIFESKWAGIRIGLLSRGNFERVNVSNCTFKNIQDSGLKIQMNEGGIMKNMTFSNLTMTSVPRPIFLTFCQQRACVDAPKELYPMNYMGDISFENFQIDNSMLDKNSGIVMTGLPKGMVKNISLNNIQFTISGEGTKEDAEKTNINELTPEIMKGWWPEFSLLGTLPTSGIYLRHMENVYVKDIKLTTLKEDQRPPIVSDDVSKLHVDNCYLNGEIIHYSPIK; the protein is encoded by the coding sequence ATGAAATATTACCAATTAGCTATCCTTACCTTATTACTTTTTAGCTTTTCTGTGAAGGCGAAAGATTACTCAATTTTTGATTTTGGTGCAAAGGGAGATGGTATTACCTTAGATACTAAAGCGGTTCAGAAAGCCATTGACACATGTAGTGCTGAGGGAGGAGGAAAAGTGATTATCCCTTCTGGAAAAATAGTTTTGATCGGTACTATTTATCTTAAAGACAATATCACATTATACTTAGAAAATGGAGCCATTTTAAGAGGAAGCCCCGATATCAATCAGTATGCTTTAGATACGCATAAGAATATGTATAAAGATGAGCCACACATGGATCGATGCCTCATTTTTGCTAAGAATGCACACAATTTCAGTATTGAAGGAAACGGAACAATCGATGGAAATGGTCACCCTAAAAACTTCAACAATAAAACAGGAAGACCTATGCTTATTCGCTTTTTGGAATGTAGCAATATCAAAATGAGGGATGTCAATTTAATTCACCCTGCAGCATGGACGTCTGCTTGGATCAATTGCGATGAAATTGTCGTGGAAGGAATTCGTATTGGAAGTAGAGTCAACCACAATGGAGATGGACTTGATTTCGATGGATGTAAAAACGTAATGGTTTCCAATTGTTCGTTCGACACAAGCGACGATTCTATTTGTCTACAAGCTTCTGATCCAAAAAGGGGGTGCTACGATATTGTCATCAACAATTGTATTTTCGAAAGTAAGTGGGCAGGGATTCGTATTGGTTTGTTATCAAGAGGTAATTTTGAAAGAGTGAATGTATCGAACTGTACCTTCAAAAATATTCAGGATAGTGGATTGAAAATTCAAATGAATGAGGGTGGTATCATGAAAAATATGACGTTCTCTAATTTGACCATGACTAGCGTTCCAAGACCTATCTTCCTTACTTTTTGTCAGCAAAGAGCCTGTGTTGATGCTCCTAAGGAATTGTATCCTATGAATTATATGGGTGATATTTCCTTCGAGAACTTCCAAATTGATAACAGCATGTTGGATAAAAATTCGGGAATAGTAATGACGGGGTTACCTAAAGGAATGGTAAAAAATATTTCATTGAATAATATTCAATTCACTATATCGGGTGAAGGAACAAAAGAAGATGCAGAAAAGACCAACATCAACGAATTAACTCCTGAAATTATGAAAGGTTGGTGGCCAGAATTTTCACTTTTAGGTACACTACCGACTTCAGGAATTTATCTAAGACATATGGAAAATGTATATGTGAAGGACATCAAGTTGACTACTTTGAAAGAGGACCAACGCCCTCCAATTGTTAGTGATGATGTCTCTAAATTACATGTCGACAACTGTTATCTCAACGGAGAAATCATTCATTATTCTCCCATCAAATAA